The genomic DNA ttcacctctcAATGTCTGCCGCCCTTTCCAACAAGCTCAAATACGCTGTTTTCGGCGTCGGCCGTATGGGCCAGCGTCATGCTCTCAACGTTGCCTTCAGAACTCCCCGTGCAGAACTCGTAGCAGTAGCCGACCCCAAGCCTTCTACTCCTCTATGGATGAAGGACAACCTGCCTCCCAGCACTAAGTACTTCGAAAGCTACGAAGATTGTCTCGCGAACAGTGGGGCAGATGCTGTTCTAATTGCGAGTGCGACCAGCTGGCACGCTCCCATGGCTATTGATGCTATGCATGCTGGCAAGGTGGATATTCGAATGCAGGTTGTGCTTTCTACGCTGACTTCTCATTAGCATGTCTTACTGGAGAAGCCTATTTCCATTGATCTCGAAACCTCCAGGAGTGTGGTCAATGAGGCTGAGAAATTCCCAGATTTGAAAGTCATGGTTGGTTTCAGTCGCAGATGTAAGTCCGAATCGGTTCCCCTACTAAGAGAAGCTTGCTAATCATCCCATTCTGAAGTTGACGAGTCTTACCGAGAGGCAAGGAAAATGGTTGAAAATGGGACATTAGGCAAGGCACACTTGATTAAGTCTGCTACCAACGATCAGTACGACCCATCCGGGTTCTTCGTCTCCTACGCAGCCGCTTCAGGTGGTATTTACATTGACTGTGGTATCCACGATATTGATTGCGCCCGATGGCTCCTTGATGCCTCTCTCGGTATTCCTAATCCCAAAAAGCAAGTCCGCCGAGTGTTTGCTGCAGGCCACAACATCCGACATCCCGAGCTTGTTCAGGACAACGACGTTGACAACGCGGTAGGGTTTGTGGAGTTTGAGAATGGCAAGATGCTGGTATTACACCTGAGCAGGACTGCTATGCATGGTCACGATTGCTTTGCTGAGATTTTCGGAACTGACGGAAAGGTGATCATTAACGGAGTGAGTTGTCTCAAGTCAATCCGGACGTGGTGAAAGCTGACACGATCTTGCAGAACCCTCAGCTTAACCGAGTGGAGATTCGTGATGCTCACGGTGTCCGCACCGAGTCAACGTGAGTAATTCTTGTTGGATATCGGCTGTCAGTGGAGATGATATCCGCTTACATATAATTAGCCCTACCTATTACGAGCGTTTTAAGGATGCTTTTGTGACAGAGGTCAACGAGTTTACATCCGCCGTCCTCGATAACAAACGTACGTGCTTCATCTAGTCTTTCCTGATGTATATTAACTTTATACTTTCCAAAGCCGTCCCCGTCAGCGTCATCGATGCTCTCGAGGCAAGCAAGATTGCGACCGCTTTGACACACTCCTTCAAAACCAATACCCTGTCTtctttgatgaggagggcgagCCGATATTGGCGTGATTGTGAAATCAAACGGCGCTAAATTGGGTTATAAAAAGTATTGGTGCAGTACCGAGGAAGGTAATTTGAATAGACCAGTAGGAAGAAAAAACGGAAGAcgttgaaaaagaagaaatgccAAATGGACACGGTCGATGTCAGCTGAAAAATGCCCCAAGACTCTAAATATCATGGCTCCGGCTTCGGCCGCTCACTTAACATAACAAGACAAACAGCATCCCCTTCTGGGAAAGTTTCGAGTTG from Cryptococcus deuterogattii R265 chromosome 11, complete sequence includes the following:
- a CDS encoding myo-inositol 2-dehydrogenase, giving the protein MSAALSNKLKYAVFGVGRMGQRHALNVAFRTPRAELVAVADPKPSTPLWMKDNLPPSTKYFESYEDCLANSGADAVLIASATSWHAPMAIDAMHAGKHVLLEKPISIDLETSRSVVNEAEKFPDLKVMVGFSRRFDESYREARKMVENGTLGKAHLIKSATNDQYDPSGFFVSYAAASGGIYIDCGIHDIDCARWLLDASLGIPNPKKQVRRVFAAGHNIRHPELVQDNDVDNAVGFVEFENGKMLVLHLSRTAMHGHDCFAEIFGTDGKVIINGNPQLNRVEIRDAHGVRTESTPTYYERFKDAFVTEVNEFTSAVLDNKPVPVSVIDALEASKIATALTHSFKTNTLSSLMRRASRYWRDCEIKRR